A part of Streptomyces sp. NBC_01451 genomic DNA contains:
- a CDS encoding helix-turn-helix domain-containing protein → MADRTIQDAQDGDGIRTFPFPVDLSVLGVGMQVGPMSPDRTWHEDAPLERVHRIDFHIVMLFDDGPVTHMVDFAEYEATAGDLLWIRPGQVHRFSRTTRYRGTVLTMQPGFLPRTTVEATGLYRYDLPPLLRPDAPRLAGLRAALAQLGREYEDTATLPIGLHTSVLRHSLTAFLLRLSHLATSSAEAAGGRTDTTFTLFRDAVEKGFATNHSVSAYADALGYSRRTLVRAVRAATGRTPKGFIDRRVVLEAKRLLAHTSLPIGRVGAAVGFPDAANFSKFFQLHTGTTPVAFRAELSSAGPR, encoded by the coding sequence ATGGCGGACAGAACCATCCAAGACGCCCAGGACGGGGACGGCATCAGGACGTTCCCCTTTCCGGTCGATCTGAGCGTCCTGGGCGTGGGTATGCAGGTCGGCCCGATGTCACCCGACCGCACCTGGCACGAGGACGCGCCGCTGGAACGCGTCCACCGGATCGACTTCCACATCGTGATGCTGTTCGACGACGGCCCGGTCACCCACATGGTCGACTTCGCCGAATACGAGGCGACAGCGGGCGACCTGCTGTGGATCCGCCCGGGTCAGGTCCACCGCTTCTCCCGCACCACCCGGTACCGCGGCACCGTCCTCACCATGCAACCCGGCTTCCTGCCCCGGACCACGGTCGAGGCGACCGGCCTGTACCGCTACGACCTGCCCCCGCTGCTGCGCCCGGACGCACCCCGACTCGCCGGTCTGCGGGCGGCCCTGGCCCAGCTGGGCCGCGAGTACGAGGACACCGCCACCCTCCCGATCGGCCTGCACACCTCGGTACTGCGCCACTCCCTCACCGCGTTCCTGCTGCGCCTGTCCCACCTCGCGACGAGTTCGGCGGAGGCGGCGGGAGGCCGGACCGACACCACGTTCACCCTCTTCAGGGACGCGGTGGAGAAGGGCTTCGCCACCAACCACAGCGTCAGCGCGTACGCCGACGCCCTCGGCTACTCCCGGCGCACCCTTGTCCGCGCGGTGCGCGCGGCGACCGGTCGGACGCCCAAGGGCTTCATCGACCGGCGGGTGGTCCTGGAGGCCAAGCGGCTGCTGGCGCACACGTCCCTGCCGATCGGGCGAGTGGGCGCGGCCGTCGGCTTTCCCGACGCGGCGAACTTCTCCAAGTTCTTCCAGCTGCACACGGGGACCACGCCGGTGGCGTTCCGGGCGGAGCTGAGTTCAGCCGGACCTCGCTGA
- the tkt gene encoding transketolase, producing MSTQTSDSLQWTDLDRRAVDTARVLAADAVQKVGNGHPGTAMSLAPAAYTIFQKVMRHDPADPEWTGRDRFVLSPGHTSLTLYTQLFLSGYELELDDLKAFRTHGSKTPGHPEYGHTAGVETTTGPLGQGVANAVGMAMAARYERGLFDPEAPEGESPFDHTVWAIVSDGDLEEGISAEASSLAGHQKLGNLVFVYDDNHISIEGDTATAFSEDVLKRYEAYGWHVQRIEPEPGGDIDVRALYTALREARAETARPSIIAMRTIIAWPAPNAQNTEAAHGSALGDDEVAATKRLLGFDPERTFEVADEVLAHARQALDRGAEAHAAWDKRVAEWRTAQPGRAKLFDRVVAGRLPEGWEDALPVFEEGASVATRAASGKVLQALGPVLPELWGGSADLAGSNNTTIDKTSSFLPADNPLPEADPYGRTIHFGIREHSMAAEMNGIALHGNTRVYGGTFLVFSDYMRNAVRLSALMQLPVTYVWTHDSIGLGEDGPTHQPVEHLASLRAIPGLNIVRPADANETSVAWAEILRRHATDPAPHGLALTRQGVPTYARNEDAAKGGYVLREASTGIPDVVLIATGSEVQLAVAAREALEAEGVGTRVVSMPSVEWFEEQSAEYRASVLPPSVKARVAVEAGIGLTWYRYVGDAGRIVSLEHFGASADAKTLFAEYGFTAENVARAARESLSAARG from the coding sequence ATGAGTACGCAGACATCCGACAGCCTCCAGTGGACCGATCTCGACCGGCGTGCCGTCGACACGGCCCGTGTACTCGCGGCCGATGCCGTGCAGAAGGTCGGCAACGGCCACCCCGGTACCGCGATGAGCCTGGCCCCCGCCGCGTACACGATCTTTCAGAAGGTGATGCGACACGACCCGGCGGACCCCGAGTGGACGGGCCGTGACCGCTTCGTCCTCTCCCCCGGACACACCTCGCTGACCCTCTACACCCAGCTGTTCCTGTCCGGGTACGAGCTGGAGCTGGACGACCTCAAGGCGTTCCGGACGCACGGCTCGAAGACACCCGGTCACCCCGAGTACGGCCACACGGCAGGCGTCGAGACGACGACCGGCCCGCTCGGCCAGGGTGTCGCCAACGCGGTCGGCATGGCGATGGCCGCCCGTTACGAGCGCGGCCTCTTCGACCCCGAGGCGCCGGAGGGCGAGTCGCCCTTCGACCACACCGTCTGGGCGATCGTCTCCGACGGCGACCTGGAGGAGGGCATCTCCGCCGAGGCCTCCTCGCTGGCCGGCCACCAGAAGCTCGGCAACCTCGTCTTCGTCTACGACGACAACCACATCTCCATCGAGGGCGACACGGCGACGGCGTTCTCCGAGGACGTGCTGAAGCGGTACGAGGCGTACGGCTGGCACGTGCAGCGGATCGAGCCCGAACCCGGCGGCGACATCGACGTGCGCGCGCTGTACACGGCGCTCAGGGAGGCGCGGGCCGAGACCGCGCGCCCCTCGATCATCGCCATGCGCACGATCATCGCCTGGCCCGCCCCGAACGCCCAGAACACCGAGGCCGCCCACGGCTCGGCCCTCGGCGACGACGAGGTGGCGGCCACCAAGCGCCTCCTCGGCTTCGACCCCGAGCGGACCTTCGAGGTCGCCGACGAGGTCCTCGCCCACGCACGCCAGGCCCTCGACCGGGGCGCCGAGGCGCACGCCGCCTGGGACAAACGGGTCGCCGAGTGGCGCACCGCGCAGCCCGGACGGGCGAAGCTGTTCGACCGGGTCGTGGCAGGCCGGCTGCCCGAGGGCTGGGAGGACGCGCTGCCGGTGTTCGAGGAGGGCGCGTCCGTCGCCACCCGCGCGGCCTCCGGCAAGGTGCTCCAGGCCCTGGGTCCGGTCCTGCCCGAGCTGTGGGGCGGCTCGGCGGACCTGGCCGGCTCGAACAACACGACGATCGACAAGACGTCCTCCTTCCTCCCGGCCGACAACCCGCTGCCGGAGGCGGACCCGTACGGCCGCACGATCCACTTCGGCATCCGCGAGCACTCGATGGCCGCCGAGATGAACGGCATCGCCCTGCACGGCAACACCCGCGTCTACGGCGGTACCTTCCTCGTCTTCTCCGACTACATGCGCAATGCCGTAAGGCTGTCCGCGCTGATGCAGCTGCCCGTGACGTACGTCTGGACGCACGACTCCATCGGCCTCGGCGAGGACGGCCCGACGCACCAGCCGGTCGAACACCTGGCCTCCCTGCGCGCGATCCCGGGCCTGAACATCGTGCGCCCCGCCGACGCCAACGAGACGTCCGTGGCCTGGGCCGAGATCCTCCGGCGGCACGCCACCGACCCGGCCCCGCACGGCCTCGCGCTCACCCGGCAGGGTGTACCGACGTACGCCAGGAACGAGGATGCCGCGAAGGGCGGTTACGTCCTGCGGGAGGCCTCGACCGGCATCCCGGACGTCGTCCTGATCGCCACCGGTTCCGAGGTCCAGCTCGCCGTCGCCGCGCGTGAGGCGCTGGAGGCCGAGGGTGTGGGTACGCGGGTGGTGTCGATGCCGTCCGTGGAGTGGTTCGAGGAGCAGTCGGCCGAGTACCGCGCGAGTGTCCTTCCGCCGTCCGTGAAGGCGCGCGTGGCGGTCGAGGCGGGCATCGGTCTGACCTGGTACCGCTACGTCGGTGACGCCGGACGCATCGTCTCCCTCGAACACTTCGGCGCCTCCGCCGACGCGAAGACGCTGTTCGCCGAGTACGGCTTCACCGCCGAGAACGTCGCCCGGGCCGCCCGGGAATCTCTTTCCGCCGCCCGTGGTTGA